From a single Erpetoichthys calabaricus chromosome 1, fErpCal1.3, whole genome shotgun sequence genomic region:
- the LOC114666188 gene encoding zinc finger protein 501-like isoform X2: protein MDRTIHLKCVNMKIQNSIYFTVIDLHLSGFVSPPSFIQPSLQHKPQQALHDGKKKIPNSASEILIPNPLQGSCQPVEKPTRTNTTNIHQEVQSSHSESLDVCEDSRKALQCNSEYKETNSCLKWKTHCCSECGKRFTTSTDLQNHLRTHKEEKPYCCSDCGKRFAFNSSLKIHKRIHTGEKPYCCSDCGKEFSHSRSLQLHTRIHTGERPFCCAECGKQFSQRGHLQTHKRIHAGEKPYCCSECGKEFSTSSNFQTHKRIHTGEKPYCCTQCVKRFTTSTDLQNHLRIHTGEKPYCCSECDKRFFCSSALQKHTRIHTGEKPYCCAVCGKQFSEKRRLRVHTRIHDGEKPYCCFECGKQFFCSSQLQRHTRTHTGEKPHCCLECGKRFSTSSHLQRHTRIHTGEKPYCCFECGKSFYTTSHLQRHSAIHTGEKPYCCLDCGKHFSTSSHLRRHARIHNEEKKSTLF, encoded by the exons ATGGACAGGACAATACATTTGAAATGTGTTAACATGAAGATCCAAAACAGCATCTACTTCACAGTGATAG ATTTACACCTGAGTGGCTTTGTCTCTCCACCATCATTTATTCAACCTTCTCTTCAGCATAAACCACAGCAGGCACTGCATGATGGGAAAAAGAAGATTCCAAACTCAGCATCAGAGATTTTAATACCAAATCCTTTACAGGGTAGTTGTCAACCTGTTGAAAAGCCAACAAGGACTAACACAACAAATATTCATCAAGAGGTGCAAAGCTCACATTCAGAATCATTAGATGTCTGTGAAGATTCGAGGAAAGCTTTACAATGCAATTCTgaatacaaagaaacaaacagttgtttaaaatggaaaacacattgctgttctgaatgcggTAAAAGATTCACCACTAGTACAGACCTTCAGAATCACTTAAGAACTCACAAAgaagagaaaccatattgctgttctgactgtGGCAAGCGATTCGCTTTCAACAGCAGtcttaaaatacacaaaagaattcacactggagagaaaccatattgctgttctgactgtGGAAAAGAATTCTCTCACAGCCGCAGTCTTCAGttacacacaagaattcacactggagaaagaCCATTTTGCTGTGCAGAATGTGGGAAACAATTTTCACAAAGGGGCCATCTTCAGACTCACAAAAGGATTCACGCTGGGGAAAAGccttattgttgttctgaatgtggaaaagaaTTCTCAACCAGTAGCAATTTTCAGacacacaaaagaattcacactggagagaagccatattgctgtacccAGTGTGTTAAGCGATTCACTACTAGCACCGATCTTCAGAATCActtaagaattcacactggagagaagccatactgctgctccGAATGTGATAAACGATTCTTCTGCAGTAGTGCTCTACAgaaacacacaagaattcacactggcgaaaagccatattgctgtgctgtatgtggtaaacaattctctGAGAAACGCAGGCTTCGGGTGCACACAAGAATTCATgatggagagaagccatattgctgcttcgaatgtggaaaacaattcttctgTAGTAGCCAACTTCAGAGGCATACAAGaactcatactggagagaaaccacaTTGTTGccttgaatgtggcaaacgattctccaCCAGTAgccatcttcagagacacacgagaattcatactggagagaaaccatattgctgctttgAATGTGGTAAAAGTTTCTACACCACTAGCCATCTGCAGAGGCATTCGgcaattcacactggagaaaaaccatatTGCTGTCTTGATTGTGGCAAACACTTCTCCACGAGTAGCCATCTTCGAAGGCATGCAAGAATTCACAATGAGGAAAAGAAATCCACCCTCTTTTAA